A stretch of Methanococcus voltae PS DNA encodes these proteins:
- a CDS encoding cohesin domain-containing protein, with translation MVIKNKIKLKFSICLITLLFMLFIIPNSCMAITPNTDYKMSLEPNSKTIGVGDSFDIVLWGNTPKVSAIQSKFNYDTSMLELTNIELGSISDSASSKRTDLSSSLITMLWFDPSTAPEGYYKIATLSFKVLKGGNTTIIPRSYEFSDNRGVSVIPVINSANIMVSGGMKAELILNKPKPNVDNSAVLKIYGIDASDPNLKNITGSFNFNADNNNNVELIGNYNIKVANSQYNYYMIDTSKNSFVISLKDVLDENYDKSYTFNEIIEIPLKLNNIVEDPKNTILYNVSVGDRTILDKKVFYDSSTILDNKPYFAIVPAGSSTAVSSTDLKFCTYEKFRLKAFNMKDNNLTKFSGYIFVDEDKFSADQFKISQFSTVYDKVNYSELEINESYLKYNLTLSKGIEEESYTVLEFRITPSNNQDSSYPLILGNFSVENNDTKVNVDTKDITVNILEKEENMPPSISIGYAISDNNYVSFLPFMIDSDDDTEDLELEWKFGDGDDSTMDEPSHKYDYGQYSVSCTVNDKLDATDSVRGHLILKEYNILNYTFENLRANLTNSNNSNNLNNVNSANNITYKATFELHNPLSADVSAYATFKNPKGYKLIENSTTGKSLNKIIIPANEKRNLTMLITSSSKKPFDVKWDVKYYPSSKTQDDDFYIQYYEWNFVEKSFEGVITSINSPKYKDITLGNQEMTFKVNRVPEIKEYEITKKIEVISPNSVVLYLILTVISFTMGLSFAIVVKNPRNRRILLYRLRNNFRKIYDHIRGY, from the coding sequence CAAATAGTAAAACTATAGGCGTAGGAGATTCTTTTGACATAGTATTGTGGGGTAATACTCCCAAGGTATCTGCAATACAGTCCAAATTTAATTATGATACTAGTATGTTAGAATTAACAAATATAGAACTTGGTTCAATTTCTGATAGTGCGTCAAGTAAACGTACAGACCTTTCGTCATCTTTAATAACGATGTTATGGTTTGACCCCAGTACTGCCCCCGAAGGCTATTACAAGATTGCTACACTATCATTTAAAGTTTTAAAGGGTGGAAATACTACTATAATACCTAGAAGCTATGAATTTTCAGATAATAGGGGCGTTTCAGTTATTCCAGTCATTAATTCGGCTAATATAATGGTTTCGGGAGGTATGAAAGCTGAATTAATTCTCAATAAACCAAAACCTAACGTTGATAATAGTGCAGTTTTAAAAATATATGGGATTGACGCATCAGACCCCAATTTAAAAAATATAACCGGTAGTTTTAATTTTAACGCAGATAACAATAATAATGTTGAATTAATTGGTAATTATAATATAAAAGTTGCTAATTCTCAATATAATTATTATATGATTGACACGTCGAAAAATTCATTTGTTATATCCTTAAAAGATGTTTTAGATGAAAATTATGATAAAAGTTATACTTTCAATGAAATTATAGAAATACCTTTAAAATTAAATAATATAGTAGAAGACCCCAAAAATACTATATTATATAATGTTAGCGTTGGAGATAGGACTATATTAGATAAAAAGGTTTTTTACGATAGTTCTACAATATTGGATAATAAACCATACTTTGCTATAGTTCCAGCGGGTTCTTCGACAGCCGTATCCTCAACAGATTTGAAATTCTGTACATATGAGAAATTTAGGCTAAAAGCATTTAATATGAAAGATAATAACCTAACAAAATTTTCAGGTTATATATTTGTAGATGAAGATAAATTCTCAGCAGACCAATTTAAAATATCTCAATTTTCAACAGTGTATGATAAAGTAAATTACTCGGAATTGGAAATAAATGAGAGTTATTTGAAATATAACTTAACATTATCAAAGGGAATTGAAGAAGAGAGTTATACAGTTTTAGAATTTAGAATAACGCCATCTAATAATCAAGATTCTAGTTATCCCTTAATTTTGGGAAATTTTAGCGTTGAAAACAATGATACTAAAGTAAATGTAGATACAAAAGATATAACGGTTAATATATTGGAAAAAGAAGAAAATATGCCCCCTTCTATCTCGATAGGCTATGCAATTTCAGATAACAATTATGTATCTTTCCTTCCTTTTATGATAGACTCTGATGATGATACCGAAGATTTAGAGTTAGAATGGAAATTTGGGGATGGTGACGATTCTACAATGGATGAACCATCTCATAAGTACGATTACGGGCAATATTCCGTATCTTGTACAGTAAATGATAAATTAGATGCAACCGATTCTGTACGGGGTCATTTAATTTTAAAAGAATATAATATCTTAAATTACACTTTTGAGAATTTAAGGGCAAATTTAACTAATTCAAATAATTCAAATAATCTAAATAACGTAAATAGTGCAAATAATATAACCTATAAAGCAACTTTTGAGCTTCACAACCCGTTAAGTGCCGATGTTAGCGCATATGCCACGTTTAAAAACCCTAAAGGCTATAAATTAATTGAAAATAGTACCACCGGCAAATCCCTTAACAAAATTATAATACCTGCAAACGAAAAAAGAAATTTAACTATGTTAATTACTTCATCATCGAAAAAACCATTTGACGTAAAGTGGGACGTTAAATATTATCCAAGCTCTAAAACACAGGATGATGATTTTTATATCCAATATTATGAATGGAATTTTGTAGAAAAATCATTTGAAGGCGTTATTACTTCAATAAACAGTCCCAAATACAAAGATATTACATTGGGTAATCAGGAAATGACTTTTAAAGTAAATAGGGTTCCTGAGATAAAAGAGTATGAAATTACGAAGAAAATTGAGGTTATATCGCCTAATTCTGTAGTTTTATACTTAATTTTAACAGTCATAAGCTTTACCATGGGTTTATCATTTGCAATCGTTGTAAAAAATCCTAGAAACCGCAGAATTTTATTATATCGCTTAAGAAATAATTTTAGGAAGATTTATGACCATATTAGGGGTTATTAA